A genomic segment from Neobacillus sp. YX16 encodes:
- a CDS encoding thiolase family protein, whose translation MQAEIVIVSAVRTAIGKFGGSLKNISSGHLGAIVIEEAVKRAQIATELVDEVILGEVRQSTESSNVARVAALRAGLPVSVPAFTINRLCASGMQAIGSAVQQILFNQAEIVVAGGTENMSRAPIYLRNSRFGEGNPYLVDSNLENGQQPMEIYGVNLGMGMTAENVAEKYGISRLEQDHFAFESQKRAATAVENGLFEEEVIPIEIKEKRNRFTFGKDEFPRPDTTLETLTKLRPAFKEDGTVTAGNACGRNDGAAALVIMSAKKANILGLKPLARIVDWTTAGVSPEIMGIGPVSAIEKLLKRTNKRLSEIGLIELNEAFAAQALAVIKEAKLNPEKVNVNGGAIALGHPLGATGARIITTLLYEMKRRNENLGIATLCVGGGQGMATMIELL comes from the coding sequence ATGCAGGCAGAAATTGTTATTGTTAGTGCAGTCCGCACGGCAATCGGAAAGTTTGGCGGGAGTCTGAAAAATATTAGTTCAGGTCATTTAGGTGCAATCGTTATAGAAGAGGCCGTAAAGAGGGCTCAAATTGCGACAGAACTGGTGGATGAGGTTATTTTAGGTGAAGTTCGGCAGTCAACAGAATCCTCAAATGTAGCTAGAGTTGCAGCGCTTCGAGCAGGACTACCCGTTTCCGTTCCTGCTTTTACCATTAATAGATTATGTGCTTCTGGTATGCAAGCTATAGGATCAGCTGTTCAGCAGATTCTATTTAATCAAGCGGAAATTGTAGTTGCGGGCGGGACAGAAAATATGAGCAGAGCTCCTATTTACCTGCGAAATTCGAGGTTTGGCGAAGGAAATCCCTATCTAGTTGATTCGAATCTTGAAAATGGTCAACAACCCATGGAAATTTATGGAGTAAATCTAGGTATGGGAATGACAGCCGAAAATGTTGCTGAAAAATATGGAATAAGTAGACTTGAACAAGATCATTTTGCATTCGAAAGCCAAAAAAGAGCAGCAACGGCTGTTGAAAATGGGTTGTTTGAAGAAGAAGTTATTCCAATTGAAATTAAAGAGAAACGAAATCGTTTTACCTTTGGGAAGGATGAGTTCCCAAGGCCGGATACAACTCTAGAAACACTTACAAAGCTGCGTCCAGCCTTTAAAGAAGATGGTACTGTTACTGCTGGTAATGCATGTGGGAGAAATGACGGGGCTGCAGCCTTAGTAATCATGTCTGCCAAAAAAGCAAATATATTAGGGTTAAAGCCACTTGCAAGAATTGTAGATTGGACGACGGCAGGAGTATCACCAGAAATCATGGGAATTGGTCCTGTTTCAGCCATTGAGAAATTATTAAAACGGACAAATAAAAGGTTATCTGAAATTGGTCTTATTGAACTAAATGAAGCATTCGCTGCACAAGCACTTGCCGTTATCAAAGAAGCAAAGCTTAATCCTGAAAAGGTAAATGTAAATGGTGGAGCCATTGCCCTTGGTCATCCATTGGGGGCAACGGGGGCTAGAATCATTACTACCCTGTTATACGAAATGAAAAGAAGAAATGAAAATTTAGGGATTGCTACATTATGTGTTGGTGGCGGTCAAGGCATGGCCACAATGATTGAGTTGCTATAA
- a CDS encoding SMR family transporter produces the protein MNANWMKVFIGAFFEVFWVIGLKHANDFWTWTGTAISIMVSFYLIIMAGRKLPVGTVYAVFVGLGTAGTVISEIIFFSESIEVEKLMLILLLLVGVLGLKVLTKDDSEEGAES, from the coding sequence ATGAATGCGAATTGGATGAAAGTGTTTATTGGGGCATTTTTTGAAGTGTTTTGGGTGATAGGTTTAAAACATGCAAATGACTTTTGGACATGGACAGGGACTGCAATCTCGATTATGGTGAGTTTCTATTTAATCATAATGGCTGGACGAAAACTTCCCGTCGGTACGGTTTATGCCGTCTTTGTAGGATTGGGTACAGCAGGAACCGTCATATCTGAAATCATATTCTTCAGTGAATCCATCGAGGTGGAAAAATTGATGTTGATTTTACTTTTACTAGTTGGTGTTCTTGGATTGAAGGTTTTAACAAAAGATGATTCTGAAGAAGGAGCTGAGTCCTAA
- a CDS encoding TRAP transporter large permease subunit gives MEWYYVILLFFFLLLLFIFSGFPVAFAFFSVNIIVTTIFVGFNSGINTLVGSTFDALSKFSLTPVPLFVLMGELLFHSGIVMTLLDAFSKLIGKVPGRLSILAIGTGTILSTMSGSAVSDSAMLGSTLAPEMRRRGYHLAMIVGPIVAAGTLGPIIPPSTLGVLLGSTARVPVGDLLIAGVVPGIVIAVILVIYYITISCINPALAPNYDYGKSDWKEKSNALFVYIIPMSSLIFMVLGLIMFGLVTPTESAATGVLGSIILMFVYRRFSFKVLIKSLLGTVRVTSMILLIIAGSAGFSQLLSYTGATRELVDIAMTVDTAPIVIIILMLIIVLILGMFIEPISIMMITIPLYIPVVTALEFDLIWFCTLMLICLGLGNVTPPFGLLLFVMKGVLPGDVKTTDIYKAVISIVVIEVIAVICIMIFPEIATWLPSLSKSG, from the coding sequence GTGGAATGGTATTATGTAATTCTTTTATTCTTTTTTCTATTGCTACTCTTTATTTTCAGTGGCTTCCCTGTCGCTTTTGCGTTTTTTAGCGTTAATATAATTGTGACAACGATTTTTGTAGGATTTAATTCAGGAATAAACACGTTGGTAGGTAGTACGTTTGATGCGCTCTCTAAGTTTTCCCTAACACCGGTACCGTTATTTGTTTTGATGGGTGAGTTATTATTTCATTCTGGTATAGTTATGACACTATTAGATGCCTTTTCGAAATTAATAGGGAAAGTTCCTGGACGTTTAAGTATTCTGGCAATTGGAACAGGAACGATTCTCTCAACGATGAGTGGTTCAGCAGTATCAGATTCAGCGATGTTAGGGTCAACATTAGCTCCGGAGATGAGAAGACGTGGCTATCATCTAGCAATGATCGTTGGCCCCATTGTCGCTGCGGGGACATTAGGGCCTATCATTCCGCCAAGTACATTGGGGGTCTTATTAGGAAGTACGGCAAGAGTTCCTGTAGGTGATTTATTAATCGCCGGCGTTGTCCCCGGTATAGTTATTGCCGTAATCTTAGTGATATATTATATAACGATCAGTTGTATAAACCCAGCATTGGCACCAAATTACGATTATGGTAAATCTGATTGGAAAGAAAAATCTAATGCATTGTTCGTTTATATTATTCCAATGTCATCGCTTATTTTTATGGTTCTCGGTTTGATTATGTTTGGACTAGTTACACCAACTGAATCAGCGGCGACTGGAGTGTTAGGATCGATAATTTTAATGTTCGTTTATCGCCGCTTTTCTTTTAAAGTTCTTATCAAATCGTTATTGGGAACGGTTAGAGTTACAAGTATGATCTTACTAATCATTGCTGGTTCAGCAGGGTTTAGTCAATTACTATCCTATACTGGTGCGACAAGAGAACTAGTAGACATCGCCATGACGGTGGACACGGCACCAATTGTGATCATTATATTAATGCTCATAATTGTCCTCATATTGGGAATGTTTATCGAACCGATTTCGATTATGATGATTACAATTCCACTATATATTCCTGTCGTTACAGCATTAGAGTTCGATTTGATTTGGTTCTGTACTTTAATGCTAATTTGTTTAGGATTAGGGAATGTTACACCCCCATTTGGTCTCTTGCTCTTCGTAATGAAGGGGGTTCTACCTGGAGATGTGAAGACAACTGATATTTATAAAGCAGTAATTTCTATTGTCGTTATCGAAGTTATTGCGGTTATATGTATCATGATATTCCCAGAAATTGCGACATGGTTGCCGTCCCTCAGTAAAAGTGGGTAA
- a CDS encoding multidrug efflux SMR transporter — translation MAWISLILAGLCEAFGVVTINKLNNSRNWQSLLLLILGFGASFLFLAYAMKTLPMGTAYAIWTGIGSAGGALLGIMIFGESKDWRRIACIALILGATIGLKLVG, via the coding sequence ATGGCGTGGATATCATTAATCTTAGCAGGGCTATGTGAGGCATTTGGTGTTGTTACAATAAATAAATTGAATAACAGTCGTAATTGGCAATCTTTATTACTATTAATTCTCGGATTTGGAGCTAGTTTTCTTTTTCTTGCCTACGCAATGAAAACTCTACCCATGGGGACTGCTTATGCAATATGGACAGGAATTGGCTCAGCTGGTGGAGCACTATTAGGTATTATGATTTTTGGCGAATCAAAAGATTGGAGAAGAATTGCATGCATTGCGTTAATATTAGGTGCTACCATTGGGCTAAAACTCGTTGGCTGA
- a CDS encoding 3-hydroxyacyl-CoA dehydrogenase NAD-binding domain-containing protein, with protein MKKLTVIGAGVMGRGIAYSAATSGFEVQLYDIKQEALNKAKESIFSLIDSSREKGFLSENKAQQGRENLSFTTSFEKAVVNAEFVIEAALEIMDVKIDIFKRLDELCPEETILATNTSTMSPTKLAAQTSRPEKCIAMHFFNPVQKMKLVEIIRGLETSDETVAKTKEIAETLGKETVEVNEFPGFVTSRMNCLIGNEAMNMLLEGVASAADIDKAIKLGLNHPMGPLELADLVGLDTRLRNMEYLYKTLGEKYRPCPLLIKYVAAGRLGKKSGKGFYEY; from the coding sequence ATGAAAAAGCTTACAGTAATTGGTGCGGGTGTTATGGGGAGAGGAATAGCCTATTCAGCCGCAACCAGTGGATTTGAAGTACAATTATATGATATTAAGCAGGAAGCATTAAATAAGGCAAAAGAGAGTATTTTTAGTTTAATTGATTCAAGTAGAGAGAAAGGTTTCTTAAGTGAAAACAAAGCTCAGCAAGGAAGAGAAAACCTTTCTTTTACAACGAGCTTTGAGAAAGCTGTCGTGAATGCAGAGTTCGTAATCGAGGCGGCCCTTGAAATCATGGATGTCAAAATAGATATCTTTAAACGATTAGATGAACTATGTCCGGAAGAAACCATTCTTGCAACCAACACCTCTACCATGAGCCCTACTAAGCTAGCCGCTCAAACTTCTCGTCCTGAGAAATGCATTGCGATGCACTTCTTCAATCCCGTCCAGAAAATGAAATTAGTTGAAATAATACGAGGATTGGAGACTTCAGATGAAACTGTTGCAAAAACAAAAGAGATCGCTGAAACTCTTGGAAAAGAAACCGTAGAGGTAAATGAGTTCCCGGGATTTGTAACAAGTAGAATGAATTGTCTAATTGGAAATGAAGCAATGAACATGTTGTTGGAGGGTGTAGCTTCTGCTGCAGACATCGACAAAGCCATTAAATTAGGTCTGAATCATCCCATGGGGCCACTTGAATTAGCAGATTTAGTTGGGTTAGATACCAGGTTACGAAACATGGAATATTTATATAAGACTTTAGGTGAAAAATATCGTCCATGTCCGCTTTTAATAAAATATGTAGCAGCTGGAAGACTTGGAAAAAAATCAGGTAAAGGATTCTATGAATATTGA
- a CDS encoding zinc-binding dehydrogenase, translating to MMMKAIVLREIGGPEKVHYEEIPDPILEEGEVLIRLHAAALNRRDVYVTQGLYHGLRLPAVMGGDGAGEVVRVGKKVTNVAIGDEVMIYPGLNWGNHLRVNGPNFSILGVPKDGTFAQFVTVPSENVFHKPAYLTWEEAASIPLGGVTAYRAIVTRGKLQEGETIIIPGIGGGVATLLLQIAVAIGAKVFVTSSKEGKIQKALELGAAGGVNYRSDTWVKELREMSGGADLSVDSIGGEQFNSLVSLAKPGSRIVTFGATKGQVPNLLLPRIFLKQIDILGTSSGSPEECKQMIDFFKEHEIHPVLDQSFPLEQTKEALIMLDKGENFGKITIKIPQ from the coding sequence ATGATGATGAAAGCAATTGTATTAAGAGAAATAGGAGGTCCGGAAAAGGTTCATTATGAAGAAATTCCTGATCCCATTCTTGAAGAGGGAGAAGTCCTCATTCGCTTACATGCAGCGGCACTGAATCGGCGGGATGTTTATGTAACTCAAGGATTATACCATGGTCTTCGATTACCTGCAGTAATGGGTGGAGATGGTGCAGGGGAAGTAGTTAGAGTCGGTAAGAAAGTTACGAATGTAGCAATTGGGGATGAAGTTATGATCTACCCTGGTTTGAACTGGGGAAACCATCTTAGAGTAAATGGACCAAATTTCTCCATCCTTGGTGTTCCAAAAGATGGAACGTTCGCACAATTCGTTACCGTTCCTTCAGAAAACGTGTTTCATAAACCCGCCTACCTTACTTGGGAGGAGGCAGCGTCCATTCCACTTGGTGGAGTAACAGCTTATCGAGCAATCGTTACAAGAGGGAAGCTTCAAGAAGGAGAAACCATTATTATTCCTGGTATAGGTGGCGGAGTTGCAACTCTATTATTGCAAATAGCAGTAGCAATAGGTGCCAAGGTTTTTGTTACATCAAGTAAAGAGGGAAAAATACAAAAGGCATTGGAGCTAGGTGCCGCGGGGGGAGTAAACTATCGTTCAGATACCTGGGTGAAGGAGCTTCGAGAGATGTCAGGGGGGGCGGACCTTTCCGTTGACAGCATAGGGGGTGAACAATTCAATTCGCTAGTTTCGCTCGCAAAGCCAGGGAGTCGAATTGTTACTTTTGGGGCTACCAAAGGTCAGGTTCCAAACCTACTTTTGCCAAGGATATTTTTAAAACAAATTGATATATTAGGAACATCGTCAGGCAGTCCTGAAGAATGCAAACAAATGATAGACTTTTTTAAGGAACATGAAATTCACCCGGTTCTTGACCAATCATTTCCACTAGAACAGACAAAGGAAGCACTTATTATGTTGGATAAAGGAGAGAATTTTGGGAAAATCACAATAAAGATCCCACAATAA
- a CDS encoding MFS transporter produces MSQIAANGEKEKITGYQWKVFFLVWAGYIFDSMEIMLFSMALIDIAGEFGLSLSSAGLLMTLALLGYAVGGMFWAPLTDRKGRTWVLMWTVGLYSLFTGLTALSWSVLSLAFFRFLTGFAAGGEWAAGAAFLTETWPARLRGRIIALMQAGWPIGAIVASLVYKAIAPEYGWRMAFLAGVIPAVIVLIVRRTLKESDHYVQTKERIGKSTDKFYELKLLVSKEHRRSFFLLMITASIGLLGYYTIMTWIPGYLQKPKALLYLKQQTGLLL; encoded by the coding sequence ATGTCCCAGATTGCAGCAAACGGAGAAAAGGAAAAAATAACTGGCTATCAATGGAAAGTGTTTTTCCTTGTTTGGGCAGGTTATATCTTTGATTCAATGGAAATCATGCTATTTTCGATGGCACTGATTGATATAGCTGGTGAGTTTGGTTTATCTCTTTCTAGTGCAGGTTTGTTAATGACTCTGGCATTATTGGGATATGCAGTTGGTGGAATGTTCTGGGCGCCACTTACTGATAGAAAAGGCAGGACATGGGTATTAATGTGGACAGTAGGACTATATTCATTATTTACGGGTCTTACTGCCTTATCATGGAGTGTATTATCACTTGCATTCTTCAGATTTTTAACTGGTTTTGCTGCAGGTGGAGAATGGGCTGCTGGTGCAGCTTTTCTAACAGAAACATGGCCAGCCCGTCTTCGTGGCAGAATTATCGCACTCATGCAAGCTGGATGGCCAATAGGTGCTATTGTTGCAAGTTTAGTATATAAAGCTATCGCACCCGAATATGGTTGGAGAATGGCGTTCCTTGCTGGTGTCATTCCGGCAGTTATCGTTCTAATTGTTCGTAGAACATTAAAAGAAAGTGATCACTATGTGCAAACGAAAGAAAGAATCGGTAAATCTACAGATAAATTTTACGAGTTAAAGTTACTTGTATCAAAGGAGCATAGAAGATCATTCTTCTTATTAATGATTACAGCAAGTATCGGGTTGCTAGGTTATTACACAATTATGACCTGGATTCCAGGTTATTTGCAAAAACCCAAGGCTTTACTGTATTTAAAACAGCAGACTGGTTTATTGCTATAA
- the dctP gene encoding TRAP transporter substrate-binding protein DctP, protein MKKVINVCIKIALFGLLIGVIAGCSSGSKPQSGETQSGGKSSDKVYTLKLSTAMDLSNPVMAGFPYFEEYLKEHGDGKIRIEYVGGPEAIPPFNQGEAIQNGTVDMAWLPTSYYAELVPEALVANFSELTYEEEIERGSIEYLSSLHEQALNAKLVGRSGMQKYTFYFTGDKKIESIANFKGLRIRGTGTYLPFVESLGADAISMAGEEIFSGLEKGIIDGFAYSDPSTETLGVTDLVTKKMYPVFNRTDNLILANLDTWNSLPEDIQTIITDATIHAYNEMQKDVEKLIQEENELLESKGAEIVELTDGEAYVQQALKASWKWLSERVSDPEQLAKYFRK, encoded by the coding sequence ATGAAGAAAGTAATTAATGTTTGCATTAAAATTGCCCTATTCGGGTTATTGATTGGCGTTATCGCAGGATGTTCATCTGGAAGCAAGCCACAATCCGGTGAAACACAATCCGGTGGAAAAAGTAGTGACAAGGTGTACACACTAAAACTTTCAACAGCGATGGATTTATCGAATCCAGTAATGGCTGGATTCCCTTATTTTGAAGAGTACCTTAAGGAACATGGTGATGGCAAAATTCGAATTGAATATGTTGGTGGTCCTGAAGCGATTCCACCATTTAATCAAGGTGAGGCTATTCAGAATGGAACTGTTGATATGGCTTGGCTCCCTACCTCCTATTATGCCGAATTAGTACCAGAGGCACTTGTCGCTAATTTCAGTGAGCTCACTTATGAAGAAGAAATTGAACGCGGCAGTATAGAATATTTAAGTTCACTTCATGAACAGGCGTTGAATGCTAAGTTAGTCGGGCGCTCAGGAATGCAAAAATATACGTTTTATTTTACAGGTGACAAAAAAATTGAATCGATTGCTAATTTTAAGGGATTAAGAATTAGAGGAACAGGTACGTATTTGCCATTCGTGGAAAGCTTAGGAGCAGATGCTATTTCGATGGCAGGTGAAGAAATTTTCAGTGGCTTGGAGAAAGGAATAATCGATGGTTTTGCTTATTCTGATCCTTCCACCGAAACGTTAGGTGTTACAGATTTAGTAACGAAAAAAATGTACCCAGTGTTTAATAGAACTGACAATTTGATATTAGCAAATCTAGATACATGGAACAGCTTACCGGAAGATATACAAACGATAATCACCGATGCAACAATTCATGCTTATAATGAGATGCAAAAAGACGTTGAGAAACTTATACAAGAAGAGAATGAATTACTCGAATCGAAGGGTGCTGAGATTGTTGAATTAACGGACGGTGAAGCATATGTTCAACAAGCACTAAAAGCATCGTGGAAATGGTTATCTGAAAGAGTCAGTGATCCTGAGCAATTAGCTAAGTATTTTAGAAAATAA
- a CDS encoding TRAP transporter small permease produces METQSPAMGNRLRQIDKVLSFLENVLLVIALVYLVLVFLSVLYGVISREFFQTSALWTNDFSGYVMLYCVFLSAPWVLRKNAHVHVDIFTSNLIGRAKRINTIIIAAVSIISMIILFWFSLQSTIDYLLRGTVMLANVPWPKFALVAPIPVGFLFLILRYLFILIIQFTKEADSYFAAHSDEELPIDG; encoded by the coding sequence ATGGAAACACAATCACCAGCAATGGGTAATCGATTAAGACAAATAGATAAAGTCCTATCTTTTTTAGAGAATGTTTTATTAGTAATTGCCTTAGTATATTTAGTGCTCGTTTTTCTTAGTGTTCTATATGGGGTTATCAGTAGGGAATTTTTTCAAACTTCCGCATTGTGGACAAATGATTTTTCGGGCTATGTGATGCTATATTGTGTTTTTTTATCCGCTCCGTGGGTGCTTCGAAAAAATGCCCATGTTCATGTTGATATCTTTACTTCAAATTTAATAGGCAGAGCAAAAAGAATCAATACAATAATCATAGCTGCTGTCTCAATTATATCTATGATTATTTTATTTTGGTTTAGTTTACAAAGTACGATCGACTATTTACTAAGAGGAACTGTCATGCTTGCAAATGTACCATGGCCTAAATTTGCGTTGGTTGCCCCCATTCCGGTTGGATTTCTGTTCCTTATACTTAGGTATTTATTCATATTGATTATTCAATTTACGAAGGAGGCGGACAGTTACTTTGCTGCACATAGTGATGAAGAACTTCCAATTGATGGTTAA